The following proteins come from a genomic window of Thiothrix unzii:
- the alkB gene encoding DNA oxidative demethylase AlkB, with translation MNLNLFNTPPEQWTEPLSPGAQVLRQYATAHTDSLLAGIHAIAAQAPFRQMQTPGGYTMSVAMTNCGTAGWITDRKGYRYSTTDPLSGQAWPAIPADFRSLAQAAALAAGFPAFQPDACLINRYQVGAKMALHQDRDEPDLTAPIVSVSLGLPATFLWGGLQRSDKVLKVPLLHGDVVVWGREARLVFHGIAPLKAGQHPLLGEARLNLTFRQAL, from the coding sequence ATGAACCTCAACCTCTTCAACACCCCGCCCGAACAGTGGACTGAACCCTTAAGCCCCGGTGCGCAGGTATTGCGCCAATACGCCACCGCCCACACCGACAGCTTGCTGGCAGGCATCCACGCCATTGCTGCCCAAGCCCCGTTCCGGCAGATGCAAACGCCCGGCGGCTATACGATGTCGGTGGCGATGACCAACTGCGGCACGGCGGGCTGGATCACCGACCGCAAAGGCTACCGCTACAGCACCACTGACCCGCTGAGTGGGCAAGCCTGGCCTGCAATACCAGCGGATTTCCGCAGCTTGGCGCAAGCCGCAGCACTGGCGGCAGGTTTCCCCGCGTTCCAGCCGGATGCTTGCCTGATCAACCGTTATCAAGTGGGTGCGAAAATGGCACTGCATCAAGATCGCGACGAACCCGATCTGACCGCGCCGATTGTGTCGGTGTCGTTGGGTTTGCCCGCGACGTTTTTGTGGGGCGGTTTGCAGCGCAGTGACAAGGTGCTGAAAGTGCCATTGCTGCACGGCGATGTGGTGGTGTGGGGCAGGGAAGCGCGGCTGGTGTTCCACGGCATTGCACCACTCAAAGCGGGACAACACCCGTTGCTGGGTGAGGCGCGTCTCAACCTGACGTTTCGGCAAGCGTTGTAA
- a CDS encoding TfoX/Sxy family protein has protein sequence MATELSFVEYVRDQMQGAGQITFRKMFGEYALYCDGKVVALVCDNQVFVKPTAGGRAKLDSITEAPPYPGAKPHFLIGEELDDQRAMAELIRLTASELPLPAPKKAKPKKTT, from the coding sequence ATGGCAACCGAGTTAAGTTTCGTCGAATACGTCCGCGACCAGATGCAGGGTGCGGGGCAAATCACCTTCAGAAAAATGTTTGGTGAATACGCGCTGTATTGCGACGGCAAAGTGGTGGCACTGGTGTGCGACAACCAAGTGTTCGTCAAGCCGACAGCGGGAGGACGTGCCAAACTCGACAGCATTACCGAAGCACCGCCCTATCCGGGCGCGAAGCCGCATTTTCTGATTGGCGAAGAGTTGGATGACCAGCGGGCAATGGCGGAGCTGATTCGGCTAACGGCTAGTGAATTGCCGTTGCCTGCCCCAAAAAAAGCCAAGCCGAAGAAAACAACGTGA
- a CDS encoding VOC family protein: MKIDYLDHLVLTVSNIEATTTFYTSVLGMGIVTFAGDRKALSFGSQKINLHQYQKEFEPKAQQPTPGSADLCFITSTPLSEVINHLTACNVAVIEGPVQRTGATGSILSVYFRDPDMNLIEVSNYLNT, translated from the coding sequence ATGAAAATTGATTATCTTGATCACTTGGTGTTGACCGTTAGCAATATCGAGGCTACCACCACCTTTTACACCAGTGTCTTGGGCATGGGCATTGTTACTTTTGCTGGTGATCGAAAGGCTCTGTCTTTTGGCTCGCAGAAAATCAACTTGCATCAGTATCAAAAAGAGTTTGAGCCAAAAGCACAACAACCTACCCCCGGTTCTGCTGATTTGTGTTTTATCACGTCAACTCCGCTATCTGAGGTAATAAACCACCTTACTGCGTGCAATGTCGCAGTAATTGAGGGGCCAGTCCAACGTACAGGAGCAACTGGCTCCATTCTTTCTGTGTATTTCCGCGACCCAGACATGAATCTGATCGAAGTTTCAAATTATTTGAACACCTGA
- a CDS encoding methionine gamma-lyase has protein sequence MSKPTHETLGFSTRAIHHAYDAYAGTGDLNPPVHMSSTYTFPTVEDGMKRFAGEQQGFVYSRVGNPTTVLLEQRLADLEGGEAALVTASGMGATAALLWTLLKPGDEIIADKTLYGCTYAFFNHGLAKFGVTITHVDMADPANLAAAISAKTRIVFFESPANPNMRLVDIPAVAAIAHQHDNCKVVVDNTYCTPYLQRPLELGADYVVHSATKYLGGHGDLIAGAIVGDAETLTQVRFYGIKDMTGAVMSSQDAFLVLRGLKTLALRMDRHCQNAQAIAAFLANHPAVAVCHYPGLESFPQYALAQRQMAQPGGMIAFELKGGFEAGCRFMNALKLITRAVSLGDAESLAQHPASMTHSTYTPEERAEHMISEGLVRISAGLEDIADLLRDVEQALCH, from the coding sequence ATGAGTAAACCAACCCACGAAACACTCGGATTTTCCACCCGCGCAATCCACCATGCTTACGACGCTTATGCAGGCACGGGCGACTTGAATCCGCCGGTACACATGAGTTCCACCTACACCTTCCCCACGGTGGAAGACGGCATGAAACGTTTCGCGGGCGAGCAACAGGGTTTCGTGTATTCGCGTGTTGGCAACCCCACCACGGTGTTGCTGGAACAACGCCTCGCTGATTTGGAAGGCGGGGAAGCGGCGTTGGTCACAGCCTCCGGCATGGGCGCAACCGCCGCCTTGCTGTGGACGTTACTCAAACCGGGCGATGAAATCATTGCCGATAAAACACTGTACGGTTGCACTTATGCGTTTTTCAATCACGGGCTGGCGAAATTCGGCGTAACCATTACCCACGTCGATATGGCTGACCCCGCCAACCTTGCGGCTGCGATTAGTGCGAAAACCCGCATCGTATTCTTTGAATCGCCTGCCAACCCCAATATGCGTTTGGTGGATATTCCGGCGGTTGCGGCAATCGCTCACCAGCACGACAATTGCAAAGTGGTAGTCGACAACACTTATTGCACGCCTTATTTGCAACGCCCGCTGGAATTGGGCGCGGATTACGTGGTGCATTCCGCCACTAAATACCTCGGTGGACACGGCGATTTAATTGCAGGAGCCATTGTTGGCGATGCGGAAACGCTGACTCAAGTGCGCTTTTACGGCATCAAAGATATGACTGGCGCGGTAATGTCATCGCAGGATGCATTTCTGGTGTTGCGCGGTTTGAAAACCCTCGCGCTGCGGATGGATCGGCACTGCCAAAATGCGCAAGCGATTGCCGCCTTCCTTGCCAATCACCCCGCCGTCGCAGTCTGTCATTACCCCGGCTTGGAAAGCTTCCCGCAATACGCTTTGGCACAACGGCAAATGGCACAACCGGGCGGCATGATTGCGTTTGAACTCAAAGGCGGCTTTGAAGCAGGTTGCCGTTTCATGAACGCACTCAAACTGATCACCCGCGCGGTAAGCCTCGGCGATGCGGAAAGTCTGGCGCAACACCCCGCGAGCATGACGCATTCCACCTATACGCCAGAAGAACGTGCAGAACACATGATCAGCGAAGGACTGGTGCGGATTTCAGCGGGTCTGGAAGACATCGCAGATTTACTGCGGGATGTGGAACAAGCGTTGTGTCATTGA
- a CDS encoding Fic family protein has protein sequence MTWNWQQPDWPNFSFDPLKLMPLETAFAHESGLLLGAFTHLTEDNRIQLKVEMVSNEAMQTSAIEGEYLNRDSVQSSIRRQFGLQTDRRQVTPAEYGIAEMMVNLYTHFQQPLSHQTLFDWHSMLLNGRRDLQVIGAYRTHVEAMQVVSGRLDDPKIHFEAPPSEWVAAEMATFVDWFNRTETNAPHALPPLIRAGIAHLYFVSIHPFEDGNGRIARALAEKALAQGLGQPTLIALAHTIEQHKKAYYTELEWANKANNIQRWLAYFAETVLAAVRHSRQQVEFLIGKTRLYDQVRGKLNSRQEKVVARLFAEGIGGFNGGMSAKNYISLTNASRATATRDLQDLVELGVLHKTGELRYARYCINLAVCIDN, from the coding sequence ATGACATGGAACTGGCAACAACCCGACTGGCCTAACTTCAGCTTCGACCCGCTGAAGCTGATGCCATTGGAAACCGCTTTTGCACACGAATCCGGCTTGCTGCTGGGCGCATTCACGCACCTGACGGAAGACAACCGCATCCAGTTGAAAGTGGAAATGGTCAGCAACGAAGCCATGCAAACCTCAGCGATTGAAGGCGAATACCTCAACCGTGACAGTGTGCAATCGTCGATTCGGCGGCAGTTTGGTTTGCAAACCGATCGACGACAAGTGACACCTGCGGAATACGGCATCGCAGAAATGATGGTGAATTTATACACCCACTTTCAGCAACCGCTCAGTCATCAAACCCTGTTCGACTGGCATTCGATGTTGTTGAACGGGCGGCGGGATTTGCAGGTAATCGGCGCGTACCGCACGCATGTTGAAGCCATGCAGGTGGTTTCCGGGAGACTGGACGATCCCAAGATACATTTTGAAGCCCCACCTTCCGAATGGGTTGCTGCGGAAATGGCTACCTTTGTGGATTGGTTCAACCGCACCGAAACCAACGCACCGCACGCATTGCCGCCCCTGATCCGCGCAGGCATTGCCCATCTGTATTTCGTCAGCATCCACCCGTTTGAAGACGGCAATGGGCGTATTGCCCGCGCTTTGGCAGAAAAAGCCCTTGCGCAAGGCTTGGGGCAACCCACGCTGATTGCGCTTGCTCACACCATCGAACAGCACAAAAAAGCCTATTACACCGAGCTGGAATGGGCGAACAAGGCGAACAACATTCAACGTTGGCTGGCGTATTTCGCCGAAACCGTGCTGGCGGCAGTACGCCATTCGCGCCAGCAAGTCGAATTCCTGATCGGCAAAACCCGTTTGTATGACCAAGTGCGTGGCAAACTGAATTCACGTCAGGAAAAGGTCGTGGCGCGGCTATTTGCGGAAGGCATCGGCGGGTTCAACGGCGGTATGAGCGCGAAAAACTACATCAGTTTGACGAATGCCTCCCGCGCAACGGCTACCCGCGACCTGCAAGATCTGGTTGAATTGGGTGTGCTGCACAAAACCGGGGAATTGCGATATGCGCGTTATTGCATCAATTTAGCGGTGTGTATCGACAATTAG
- a CDS encoding DUF695 domain-containing protein: protein MTDNTSNPAEPSWTVVQQAAADDGLHLLRVLDVGVNFPFRNYPERFSILWEFAELDAEGLPSAAELTRMKDFENALCAVMQADHAALLVMVFTEPAHREFIWLARNKSAFQNRLNAAEGLGEKLPITLDHETDAQGEFYLSYATKVVERLKPAAA from the coding sequence ATGACCGACAACACTAGCAACCCAGCCGAACCTTCGTGGACAGTGGTGCAACAAGCCGCAGCGGATGACGGTTTACACCTGTTGCGGGTGCTGGATGTGGGGGTGAATTTCCCGTTTCGGAACTACCCCGAACGCTTCAGCATTTTGTGGGAGTTTGCCGAACTCGACGCAGAAGGTCTGCCCAGCGCGGCAGAACTCACTCGCATGAAAGATTTTGAAAACGCTTTGTGTGCGGTGATGCAAGCCGATCATGCCGCGTTATTGGTGATGGTGTTTACCGAGCCTGCTCACCGCGAATTTATCTGGTTGGCACGCAATAAATCCGCCTTCCAGAACCGGCTCAATGCGGCGGAAGGTTTGGGTGAAAAACTCCCGATTACCCTTGATCATGAAACCGATGCGCAGGGCGAATTTTACTTGTCGTATGCGACGAAAGTGGTGGAGCGTTTGAAGCCAGCGGCGGCATGA
- a CDS encoding type II toxin-antitoxin system VapC family toxin translates to MFVLDTNVVSELRKANTGKANANVVAWANSVLPASLFLSVISILELEMGILLIERRDQEQGKMLRNWLENQVLPTFEERILAVDTAVARQCARLHVPDPCSERDALIAATALVHGMTVVTRNVDDFKPTGIAILNPWE, encoded by the coding sequence ATGTTTGTGCTGGACACCAACGTAGTTTCCGAATTGCGCAAAGCCAACACAGGCAAGGCGAACGCAAATGTTGTCGCATGGGCAAACAGTGTCCTACCTGCCAGCCTGTTTCTGTCCGTCATCAGTATTTTGGAACTGGAAATGGGCATTCTCCTGATTGAACGCCGCGATCAGGAGCAGGGGAAAATGTTACGAAACTGGCTTGAAAATCAAGTATTACCAACGTTTGAGGAGAGGATTCTGGCGGTTGATACCGCCGTTGCGCGGCAATGCGCCCGCTTGCATGTTCCCGACCCTTGCTCAGAGCGCGATGCGTTGATTGCCGCCACTGCCTTAGTCCACGGAATGACGGTCGTTACCCGCAATGTGGATGATTTCAAGCCCACCGGCATTGCCATTCTGAATCCTTGGGAGTGA
- a CDS encoding type II toxin-antitoxin system prevent-host-death family antitoxin — protein MIVVMYLHQHKISEVHTMITTLSSRAFNQDVGHAKKAAMNGPVFITDRGRPAHVLLTISEYQRITGKSTSIVELLAMPSVTEIEFEPPRLRGKLYQPADLS, from the coding sequence ATGATTGTAGTAATGTATCTACATCAGCACAAGATCAGCGAGGTACACACCATGATCACCACCCTTTCCAGCCGTGCGTTCAACCAAGATGTAGGCCACGCCAAGAAAGCCGCCATGAATGGCCCGGTTTTCATCACTGACCGTGGGCGGCCTGCACACGTGTTGCTGACTATCAGCGAATACCAACGCATCACCGGCAAATCAACGAGCATAGTCGAATTATTAGCCATGCCCTCAGTGACTGAGATTGAATTCGAGCCGCCCCGCCTGCGCGGTAAACTCTACCAACCTGCGGATTTGTCGTAA
- a CDS encoding UPF0175 family protein, translated as MKTVNISSLKNNPSEALRYAHEDMVLVMNRDQPDALMIGLNQTGGMLDMPGVRTALATSLFKGGVLSLARSARLANMVLADFIAHISRLGIPVINQTASEANQDMDTLEQWLAS; from the coding sequence ATGAAAACGGTCAATATCAGCAGCCTGAAAAACAACCCTAGTGAAGCTTTACGCTACGCCCACGAAGATATGGTGCTGGTAATGAACCGCGACCAGCCCGATGCCCTCATGATTGGTTTGAACCAGACTGGCGGAATGCTGGATATGCCCGGTGTGCGCACGGCGTTAGCAACGTCTCTATTCAAGGGTGGGGTATTGTCACTGGCACGTTCCGCCCGGTTAGCCAATATGGTGTTGGCAGATTTCATCGCACATATTTCACGGCTGGGTATTCCCGTCATCAATCAAACCGCCTCCGAAGCCAACCAAGACATGGATACGCTGGAACAATGGCTCGCGTCGTAA
- a CDS encoding DUF3368 domain-containing protein, with product MITSARQVFETLHQADFRIAAAVIRQILTRVGE from the coding sequence TTGATCACGTCCGCCCGCCAAGTGTTTGAAACTTTGCATCAGGCAGATTTTCGGATTGCCGCCGCCGTTATCCGCCAAATCCTGACGCGAGTTGGGGAGTAG
- a CDS encoding sensor histidine kinase yields the protein MKKNCRHPGHHMRQHLESHYLKHIEGVEEPRRFRLLRKRLFLQIYVVVVSSVLLVSALSGVLLHLRAEGVTHIPIIPLLMLTALVVSLGAYPIARRLTYRLEQLRQSVEALGEGKLETRMPVKGCDEVAILASSFNQSAERIQTLLVGHRQLLANASHELRSPLARLQMSLAMLAEQQHLENTPAVTAMRQDMRELNQLVEEILLASRLDTLEIPLEQQAVDLAALLAEECARTSADCEAQALQVMGDERLLRRLLRNLLENARRHGGGEVTARLYGTDSHTLTLQVLDRGAGIPADAQSRVFEPFYRPAGHGEAQGGWGLGLSLVRQIATRHGGSVVCKSRAGGGTVFEVVLPLQQAGIG from the coding sequence ATGAAAAAAAACTGCCGCCACCCCGGACACCACATGCGCCAGCATCTGGAAAGCCATTACCTCAAGCACATTGAGGGCGTGGAAGAACCGCGCCGCTTTCGCCTGTTGCGCAAACGCCTGTTCCTGCAAATCTATGTGGTGGTGGTCAGTAGCGTCTTGTTGGTGTCGGCACTCTCCGGGGTGCTGCTGCATTTGCGGGCGGAAGGCGTGACCCACATCCCTATTATCCCGTTGTTGATGTTGACCGCGTTGGTGGTGTCACTGGGGGCGTACCCAATTGCGCGTCGCCTCACTTACCGTCTGGAACAGTTGCGCCAAAGCGTGGAAGCCCTAGGCGAAGGCAAGCTCGAAACCCGAATGCCGGTCAAGGGCTGTGATGAAGTGGCGATACTCGCCAGCAGTTTCAACCAATCCGCCGAGCGTATCCAGACCCTGCTGGTTGGGCATCGCCAACTGCTGGCGAATGCTTCGCACGAATTGCGCTCGCCACTAGCACGGCTGCAAATGAGCCTCGCGATGCTGGCTGAACAGCAACACCTAGAAAACACGCCCGCTGTGACTGCGATGCGTCAGGACATGCGCGAACTCAACCAGTTGGTGGAAGAAATCCTCCTCGCCAGCCGTTTGGACACGCTCGAAATCCCACTCGAACAGCAAGCCGTCGACCTTGCTGCTTTGCTTGCCGAAGAATGCGCCCGCACCTCCGCCGACTGCGAAGCACAAGCCTTGCAAGTCATGGGCGATGAACGCTTGCTGCGCCGTTTGCTCCGCAACCTGCTCGAAAATGCTCGCCGCCACGGCGGAGGTGAAGTCACTGCCCGCTTGTATGGCACTGATTCGCACACCCTGACCCTGCAAGTGCTGGATCGTGGCGCGGGCATTCCCGCCGACGCACAAAGCCGCGTATTTGAACCCTTCTACCGCCCCGCTGGTCATGGGGAAGCACAAGGTGGTTGGGGGCTGGGTTTGAGTTTAGTCAGGCAGATTGCCACCCGGCATGGTGGCAGTGTGGTATGCAAATCCCGCGCAGGGGGCGGGACGGTGTTTGAGGTGGTGTTGCCGCTTCAGCAAGCCGGTATCGGGTAA
- a CDS encoding response regulator yields the protein MPEPLLLIDDDVRLSQMLVQYLGEAGFAVTCAATGKAGLQLASQAHWGLIILDLMLPDADGLDLCRTLRNGNTASIPILMLTARGDATDRIIGLEMGADDYLPKPFEPRELRARIKAILRRGARDATHVPVLRFGRLEIDREARELRVDGQVREVTSYQFDLLVAMAERAGRVLSREQLLDMVKGEPLEAFDRSIDVHISRLRAAIEDNPKHPRRILTLRGAGYVFARAQDSDDAL from the coding sequence GTGCCGGAACCCTTGTTGCTGATTGATGACGATGTGCGTTTAAGCCAGATGCTGGTGCAATATCTGGGCGAAGCCGGTTTTGCCGTCACCTGTGCCGCTACCGGCAAAGCGGGCTTGCAGCTTGCCAGTCAGGCGCATTGGGGCTTGATTATCCTCGATCTGATGCTGCCGGATGCGGATGGGCTGGATTTGTGCCGCACCTTGCGTAATGGCAATACGGCATCCATTCCCATCCTCATGCTCACCGCGCGTGGCGATGCCACCGACCGTATTATCGGGTTGGAAATGGGTGCGGATGATTACCTGCCGAAACCGTTTGAACCGCGAGAATTACGCGCCCGCATCAAGGCTATCCTGCGGCGTGGGGCACGCGATGCCACGCATGTGCCGGTCTTGCGTTTTGGACGTTTGGAAATCGACCGCGAAGCCCGCGAACTCCGTGTCGATGGGCAAGTGCGCGAAGTCACCAGCTACCAGTTCGACCTGCTGGTGGCGATGGCGGAACGTGCCGGACGGGTATTGAGCCGCGAACAATTGCTGGACATGGTGAAAGGCGAACCGCTGGAAGCCTTCGACCGCTCGATTGACGTACACATTTCACGCCTGCGGGCAGCCATCGAAGACAACCCCAAACATCCGCGCCGTATCCTCACTTTGCGTGGGGCAGGGTATGTGTTCGCACGTGCACAAGACAGTGACGATGCCTTATGA
- the gloA gene encoding lactoylglutathione lyase has translation MRILHTMLRVGDLERSIAFYTNVLGMQLLRRKDYPAGEFTLAFIGYGDETDQTVLELTYNWGVDQYELGTAFGHIALEVPDVHAACEKMRAAGGKIIREAGPMNAGTTIIAFLEDPDGYQIELIGEKHQRT, from the coding sequence ATGCGAATCCTTCACACCATGCTGCGCGTCGGCGATCTGGAACGCTCGATTGCGTTTTACACCAACGTCCTCGGTATGCAACTGCTGCGCCGCAAGGACTATCCGGCGGGCGAATTCACCCTGGCTTTCATCGGTTATGGCGACGAAACCGACCAGACCGTACTGGAGCTGACCTACAACTGGGGCGTGGATCAGTACGAACTGGGTACGGCGTTCGGGCATATCGCGCTGGAAGTGCCGGATGTGCACGCCGCCTGCGAAAAAATGCGGGCAGCGGGCGGCAAGATCATCCGCGAAGCCGGGCCGATGAATGCGGGTACGACCATTATCGCCTTCCTCGAAGACCCGGATGGCTATCAGATTGAGCTGATTGGCGAGAAGCACCAGCGCACATGA
- a CDS encoding tail fiber protein, whose translation MANKITRVLATLITASGILVSANAMACSEHDYLGSVCLVAASYCPQGFAPADGSATSNQMLKSILGSDKLPSLQAPAGTKYCVSVAGPYPTRP comes from the coding sequence ATGGCTAATAAAATTACCCGCGTGCTTGCAACGCTCATTACTGCTTCTGGTATCTTGGTTAGCGCAAATGCAATGGCTTGTAGCGAACATGATTACTTAGGTTCTGTTTGCCTTGTAGCTGCCAGTTATTGTCCTCAAGGATTTGCACCAGCAGATGGTTCAGCGACATCAAATCAAATGTTGAAATCTATTTTGGGTTCAGACAAGCTTCCATCTTTGCAGGCTCCAGCGGGAACTAAATATTGTGTATCCGTAGCAGGCCCTTATCCGACACGCCCTTAA
- a CDS encoding GNAT family N-acetyltransferase gives MTQLKLYDHPISGGDFGLPRPPLHPMTIQYQINTPISADQFIDLLRRSTLGERRPIDDRECMEGMVNNSNLLVTAWDGDQLVGVARSMTDFHYACYLSDLAVDQNYQRQGIGKQLQILTQQQLGRHCKLILIAAPAANAYYGRIGYTHHPRCWILDREQTL, from the coding sequence ATGACCCAACTCAAACTCTATGACCACCCCATTTCCGGCGGCGATTTTGGCTTACCTCGCCCGCCGCTACATCCTATGACGATTCAGTACCAGATAAATACCCCCATTTCGGCAGACCAATTCATCGACCTGCTGCGTCGCTCTACCTTGGGCGAACGCCGCCCCATCGACGACCGCGAATGCATGGAAGGCATGGTAAACAACAGCAACTTGCTGGTGACAGCGTGGGATGGCGACCAACTGGTGGGCGTGGCGCGTTCCATGACCGACTTTCATTACGCCTGTTACCTATCTGATCTGGCAGTTGACCAAAACTACCAGCGGCAGGGCATCGGCAAGCAACTGCAAATCCTCACCCAGCAGCAATTGGGCAGGCATTGTAAGCTGATACTGATTGCAGCTCCGGCGGCGAATGCGTATTACGGGCGGATTGGTTACACTCACCATCCACGTTGCTGGATACTTGATCGAGAGCAAACGCTATGA
- a CDS encoding DMT family transporter, which translates to MKNRPALFAIVLTIIASVILAGMDSLGKFLMREFSTFQVTWARFLFHSIIVSLLFYGQGLRHFAVTRAPKTQLLRGLCMVGINTLLYMAIKTVSLAEATALMYLSPVLVTLFAGIFLGERILPRHLLAVAAGFVGVLVIIRPGFQTFEPALLLAFFASLLLALYFLLTRKVAGVDDPRTSLFYTSIVGAVVLSFLVPLWWKTPDALQWLLLISMGAFGAIGHFLLIKAYTLITASELSPWLNAQVVAATLYSVFLFQDVLGWNFFVGSGLIVGAGLLLWLHNRRVS; encoded by the coding sequence ATGAAAAACCGTCCTGCCCTGTTCGCCATCGTCCTTACGATCATTGCCTCCGTCATTTTGGCGGGAATGGATTCGTTGGGGAAATTCCTGATGCGCGAGTTTTCGACTTTTCAGGTGACGTGGGCGCGGTTCCTGTTCCACAGCATTATCGTGTCGCTGCTGTTTTATGGGCAGGGTTTGCGCCATTTTGCTGTGACCCGTGCGCCGAAAACGCAGTTGTTGCGCGGCTTGTGCATGGTCGGCATTAACACCTTGCTGTACATGGCGATCAAGACGGTGAGTCTGGCGGAAGCGACGGCGTTGATGTATTTGTCGCCGGTACTCGTCACCTTATTCGCGGGCATATTCTTGGGGGAACGTATTTTGCCGCGTCATTTATTAGCGGTTGCTGCCGGGTTTGTCGGGGTGCTGGTGATTATTCGCCCCGGTTTTCAGACCTTTGAACCGGCGTTATTGCTGGCGTTTTTTGCCTCGCTGCTGCTGGCACTGTATTTTCTGCTGACCCGTAAAGTGGCGGGTGTGGATGATCCGCGCACCTCGCTGTTTTATACCTCGATTGTCGGCGCAGTGGTGCTGAGTTTCCTCGTGCCGCTGTGGTGGAAAACGCCCGATGCGCTGCAATGGCTGCTGCTGATTAGCATGGGCGCGTTCGGTGCGATTGGGCATTTCCTGCTGATCAAGGCGTATACGCTAATCACCGCGTCGGAACTGTCGCCTTGGCTGAATGCGCAGGTGGTGGCAGCGACGTTATATAGCGTGTTCCTGTTTCAGGATGTGCTGGGGTGGAATTTCTTTGTGGGAAGCGGGCTGATCGTGGGCGCGGGGCTGCTGTTGTGGTTGCATAACCGGCGGGTATCCTGA
- a CDS encoding DMT family transporter — translation MAAILIIQGGCYIPNMGKTSIALSQHHFRTGWLLAVGGTALFALKSIFIKLAYAQGVDTVTLLTLRMLVAAPFYLLMLGWLLRQTPTRIPAPKPLAAIMLLGFMGYYLSSWLDMQGLNYVSAQLERLTLYTYPIMTTLLGWVFLREAITPRIMLALVLTYSGVMLLYAHEANLGGADVTLGVAMVATAALIFAFYVVFSKGLIGQFGSRLFTSIAMLASTLFVCIHFLLTHRVSDLLVNPTAWGYALLLGIFSTVLPSFMVSEAIGRIGAARTSIVGTSGPLITILLAVALLGEPFGWFHLAGMLLVMLGVGALGKK, via the coding sequence ATGGCAGCGATTCTTATCATTCAGGGCGGGTGTTATATTCCCAATATGGGAAAAACGTCAATCGCCTTATCACAACACCATTTCCGTACCGGCTGGCTGCTGGCTGTCGGCGGCACGGCGTTATTCGCGCTCAAGTCAATTTTCATCAAGCTGGCCTACGCGCAAGGGGTGGATACGGTTACGCTGTTGACCTTGCGGATGCTGGTGGCAGCACCGTTTTATCTGCTCATGCTTGGCTGGTTGCTACGGCAAACGCCAACCCGGATACCTGCACCCAAACCGTTGGCGGCAATCATGTTGCTGGGTTTCATGGGCTATTACTTGTCATCCTGGCTGGATATGCAGGGGCTGAATTACGTCTCGGCACAACTCGAACGCCTCACGCTTTACACGTACCCGATCATGACCACATTGCTGGGTTGGGTATTTCTGCGCGAAGCGATTACCCCGCGCATTATGCTGGCACTGGTGCTGACGTACAGCGGGGTGATGCTGCTGTATGCGCACGAGGCCAATCTCGGCGGGGCGGATGTGACTTTGGGCGTGGCGATGGTGGCAACCGCTGCACTGATTTTTGCGTTTTACGTGGTGTTCAGTAAAGGTTTGATTGGGCAATTTGGCAGCCGCTTATTCACCAGCATTGCGATGTTGGCTTCGACGCTGTTCGTATGCATTCATTTCCTGTTGACCCATCGTGTCAGTGATTTGCTGGTCAACCCGACGGCGTGGGGTTACGCGCTGCTGCTGGGCATTTTCAGCACAGTGTTACCGAGTTTCATGGTCAGCGAGGCGATTGGGCGCATCGGCGCGGCGCGTACCAGCATTGTCGGCACATCCGGCCCGCTCATCACCATCCTGCTGGCAGTGGCATTGCTGGGGGAACCGTTCGGCTGGTTCCATCTGGCGGGGATGTTGTTGGTGATGCTGGGAGTGGGGGCGTTGGGTAAGAAATAG